One genomic region from Croceicoccus sp. YJ47 encodes:
- the ahcY gene encoding adenosylhomocysteinase produces MATAAKNEDYVIADIGLAEYGRDEIAIAETEMPGLMALREEFGASKPLTGARITGSLHMTIQTAVLIQTLTALGADVRWATCNIFSTQDHAAAAIAERGVPVFAIKGESLADYWDYVGRIFEWDTDGSDNTANLILDDGGDATMFALWGARLEAGEEMPDPENAEEIEMQRALKAFIKRKPGYLTRSVEAIRGVSEETTTGVHRLYHIAKAGKLPFPAINVNDSVTKSKFDNLYGCKESLVDAIRRATDVMLAGKVACVAGFGDVGKGSADSLRNGGARVMVTEVDPICALQAAMEGYEVVTMEDAVKRCDIFVTATGNEGVITGEHMKAMKNMAIVCNIGHFDSEIQISALDNYEWKQIKPGTDLVTFPDGKQLLILAKGRLVNLGCATGHPSFVMSNSFTNQVLAQIELFTKGDEYKNDVYVLPKHLDEKVASLHLEQLGVKLTTLSKRQADYIGVPVEGPFKPDHYRY; encoded by the coding sequence TTGGCCACTGCTGCAAAAAACGAAGATTACGTCATCGCCGACATCGGGCTTGCCGAATATGGCCGCGATGAAATCGCGATTGCCGAAACCGAAATGCCGGGGCTGATGGCGCTGCGCGAGGAATTCGGGGCGAGCAAGCCGCTCACCGGTGCGCGCATCACCGGCTCGCTCCACATGACGATCCAGACCGCCGTGCTCATCCAGACGCTCACCGCGCTGGGTGCCGATGTGCGCTGGGCGACGTGCAACATCTTCTCCACGCAGGATCACGCCGCGGCCGCCATTGCCGAAAGAGGCGTGCCGGTCTTCGCGATCAAGGGCGAGAGCCTCGCCGATTACTGGGATTATGTCGGTCGCATCTTCGAATGGGACACCGACGGTTCGGACAACACCGCGAACCTGATCCTCGACGATGGCGGCGATGCGACGATGTTCGCGCTGTGGGGCGCACGGCTGGAGGCGGGCGAGGAGATGCCCGACCCCGAAAACGCCGAAGAGATCGAGATGCAGCGCGCGTTGAAGGCCTTCATCAAGCGCAAGCCCGGCTACCTCACCCGCAGCGTGGAGGCCATTCGCGGCGTGTCGGAGGAAACGACGACCGGCGTGCACCGTCTTTATCACATTGCGAAGGCGGGCAAGCTGCCGTTCCCCGCGATCAACGTGAACGACTCCGTTACAAAGTCGAAGTTCGACAATCTGTACGGGTGCAAGGAATCGCTCGTCGACGCGATCCGCCGCGCGACCGACGTGATGCTGGCCGGTAAGGTCGCCTGTGTCGCGGGCTTCGGCGATGTCGGCAAGGGCAGCGCCGATTCGCTGCGCAATGGCGGCGCCCGCGTGATGGTGACCGAGGTCGACCCGATCTGCGCGCTTCAGGCCGCGATGGAAGGGTACGAGGTCGTCACCATGGAAGACGCGGTGAAACGCTGCGACATCTTCGTGACGGCGACCGGCAACGAGGGCGTCATCACCGGCGAACACATGAAGGCGATGAAGAACATGGCCATCGTATGCAACATCGGCCATTTCGATTCCGAGATCCAGATTTCCGCCCTCGACAATTACGAGTGGAAGCAGATCAAGCCCGGCACCGATCTCGTGACCTTCCCCGATGGCAAGCAATTGCTGATCCTGGCGAAGGGCCGGCTCGTGAATCTCGGCTGTGCGACGGGGCACCCCAGCTTCGTCATGAGCAACAGCTTCACCAATCAGGTGCTGGCGCAGATCGAGCTTTTCACCAAGGGCGATGAATACAAGAACGACGTCTATGTCCTGCCCAAGCATCTGGACGAGAAGGTCGCCTCGCTGCACCTCGAACAGCTGGGCGTGAAGCTGACGACGCTGTCGAAGCGGCAGGCCGATTATATCGGCGTCCCCGTCGAAGGCCCGTTCAAGCCGGACCATTACCGCTACTAA